From a single Triplophysa rosa linkage group LG1, Trosa_1v2, whole genome shotgun sequence genomic region:
- the nedd8 gene encoding NEDD8: MLIKVKTLTGKEIEIDIEPTDKVERIKERVEEKEGIPPQQQRLIYSGKQMNDEKTAADYKIQGGSVLHLVLALRGGKMHQYPRSSPTM, translated from the exons ATGCTCATTAAAGTCAAG ACACTCACTGGCAAAGAAATCGAGATCGACATCGAGCCAACAGACAAG GTGGAGAGAATAAAGGAAAGGGTGGAGGAGAAGGAGGGAATACCACCCCAGCAACAGAGACTCATCTACAGTGGAAAACAAAT GAATGACGAGAAAACAGCTGCAGACTACAAGATCCAGGGCGGCTCAGTGTTGCATCTAGTTCTTGCATTAAGAGGTGGGAAAATGCACCAGTATCCTCGCAGCTCCCCAACAATGTAA